The following nucleotide sequence is from Eremothecium cymbalariae DBVPG#7215 chromosome 6, complete sequence.
TGCAGCTGAAAACGTTGAGATTATAGCCGTTGATGCCCAGGTGGACAGTGCCCAGAGCGACAGTAACCATGCTTCTGATAACACTTCTGATGGTGAAGGCGAAAAGGAAGAATCTACCAAGTCACCGCCAGCGCCTTATATTTCATACAAAGATTACGCAAACGCTGAACTTCCACGTGAACTGTCCTCGGAAGTTGTTAAGGATCCTCTCACAAATGTCCCTGCATTGTTTCATCAGCCAATTTTAGTTGTGCAGGTACCGAATCTGGTTGGGTTCCTGCAGATTCCCAAACGGATATATCGCTTCTATACGAGGAGGTACTATGCAGAACAATGCTGTAAGGCTGCTACTTCCATGGTTTTCCAATACACCAAACCTTTCAATCCTGAAACTGACTTGGATTTGGCGAAGTcggaagaagaagactgGCCAAATTACTGGGTCAAACAAGGGCACGAACGTCAAAGTGAATGGGTCCAAGAACTCTATGGTGATAACAGAGTCTTATCCAGTCTGCACCTTATAGACCCTTCGAAGCTAGATGTACAGCAGGTTGAAAACTAACAATAAACCCATGTAAATCTCCACAAAGGAGACGCATCATTGTATATAGTCCGTCTTATCTACGGTTAAAACGTATTATAGTCTTTTCAGTTTCGGATCTCTCCAAAACTACCCACGTCATTATGTACGTTACTCTTTGATTTACTAAAGTTGAGATTATTAAGGGCTAATAGACAGCATTAATATAACATGTCAGTTACCCCTATGAACACAAACCGGTGCTCAAGAATCTGTCGCTGTTTCTTTTATCGTTCATTTTGCTAATTAGCTGGTTAGGAAATTTTTTAGTCTAGCGCAAATGAgtctattttttaaatcTCCCATTGATATTGAAATCTTGTTTGATGGACAGGAATCACGCAAGCATGTGGAAATCCCGACTTCATCGGCTAGTTCAAAGACTTTGAAAGACAGATACCCTTTATATGAGGATGGTGAAAGTGTGAGTGGGATTGTGACGCTGCGTGTGAAGGAAGGAAAGCGGGTGGAGCATCTTGGAGTGAAAGTAAGTTTGATTGGTTCTGTTGATACTATAAAATCAACTACCGAGGCCAAGAAGAGATCCATTGATACATTTCTATCCCTTAGTGCAGATCTTTGCCCTCAGGGTGAATTAGTCCATTCGCAGAGTTATTCGTTTAACTTCAAAGATGTTGAGAAGAGGTATGAGAGCTATAGAGggaaaaatattgatgtCATGTTTTATGTCAAGGTTACAGTGTTAAGGAGATCTACAGATATAGTGAagttaaagaagttttGGTGTTATTTGTATAATACAGTTCCATTGATACATACCTCGGGGAATGGGGATGATAGCAAGCCCGTAAAGCTTGATATTGGTATTGAAAACTGTTTGCATATTGAGTTTGAGTACTCGAAATCTCAGTATGCTCTAAAGGACGTTATCGTTGGAcgtatatattttttattaaccCGCCTGAAGGTAAAGCATATGGAAATCAGTTTGATCAAAAGAGAGACGTGCGGCCATGAACCAAATCAGCTGAGTGATACAACTTCAATTAGATACGAAATCATGGATGGCTCTCCCGTGAAGGGGGAGACAATTCCCATTAGACTATTTCTTGGAGGATATGATCTAACGCCAAATATAACATCCAACTACTTCAGCGTTAAAAACTACCTGAGTCTTGTGATAATAGATGAAGATGGCCGGCGCTACTTCAAACAAACTGAGATTGTGCTATATCGCACTCTAAGCTAATGCAATCTGGGAATAAGGGGACTTGAAACCTGTGTACAAACAAACCACTTAATCAATTTTTATCATTATACGATGtacataatataataatgatgatgatataataataaaaagtaataataatacaaataGGTCATTTTATTTCATGCCTTTCTCCCCAAATCTTATGGCAGAGCCTACGAGTCCTATCATGATTGTATCTGTTGCACTGGTAGTCTACGAATGGCTCCTTCATCAGTTGTGCAGCAGTAGCACGCTCTCCGGGATCTAACACTAACAGCTTCTTGCATAAGTCACCATATTTACACATGCTCAACTCTCCTGACTCCACAAATTCCTTAAAGGTTTCATCTGTCAACTTGGCCACTTTCCAAGGAAACTTCAGTTTCCCGGTATCATTgaacaacagaaacatAATTATGCCAAGGGACCATATATCTACGGCAAATCCCTTATATGAGAGCAAACTAAACACCTCAGGTGCCATCAGAGGCTCACTACCCCCCAATCCGTGACAAATATTCTTCCCTGGTTCCAACTTTACCGCGTTGCCAAAGTCAACAATCTTTATTCCATGGCAGTCCGGGCTCAacataatattttccaactttAAGTCTCTGTGAACAACATCATGCTCACGAAGATACGCTACACCCTGGATTAACTGCACCATAAAGCACCTCCTTTCTTCTAAAGAAGGCTTCAACTCCATCTTCATAATCTTGTAGAGACTGAACGGTATATATTCCATAACAAAAAGATTGTTGACTGACTGTAGCTCCATCACACACACAATATTCGGGCACATCAGTTCCGAGAGTATAGCATACTCTTTCTCTAGCATCGCCCGTAATACATCATTATAGTGCTCAGAGGGATCCTCCATGGACGCCCTCTTCACTGCATAACTCTGCccatttttgttgaagcatTCAACAGAACATGTACTGCCCTTACCAACAACTATGCTCTCTGTACCACTTGCATACAAATACCCTGCCCTACCAAACGTCCCTATTCGCGACAATACCGAAGACACCCCCACTGATGACGACCCCCGCGAACTAAAAATTGAGCTACTCGAAATACCACTCTGTTGGTTCTTCGCAGCCTCCACAAAAGGGCTGCTTGACCTACTAGCTTCGCCCcccttcaacttttttgcTGATCCCCGTCTCCTCCTAAACAAATTTATACCCTGCAATCCCATGCCTGCAATCGTTACTCCTTAACTATATTATTGAGTATTATCCATCCATCCCTGCAAGATAACAATATCTCCTCAAATTAAGCGCATTAACACACTCACACTCACACACACGCTGACAGCCCTGCCTACCAATCTAACAAATACTGAAAACCACAGCTAACTGCAAAAATCGGTGCTGCAATTTTTCTTCCCAGTGTCAAGGAGTGTTTCCTTATGAGTCCATTCAAGAACAAATGATCGAGCGGGTCGGCATGACCACTAAACTAGCAAAGTTCTATTCTACGAAATATATCCCCTCTAATGTCACATTTAACGCACCGTACAAAATCTCTCGATTGACCACATGACCTATGAACTGCTTAGCAGTGTTATTTGTTGTATCATGGTATCCTCATCATAGTTAGTTGGTTGATACCCAGATTAGAGCTGGATTCTTACATCATGTTGGTAGCGCCGTTCGATGTATCGCGTTGAGCCCGATGAGGCAATAAGTAAATAGGAAGCTCGAGAACAAGGCATGTTTGCAGTCAGCAACATTGACTGCAGCATTGATATACTGTTGGTTGGGTCGAGACGTACTGCAAATAGAAGAGTAGTTGCTGAATGGAATAACAACATTTAGCTTGTAATTGTACCCCTTTCTGATTCGCTGGTGGCTGCACATTGGGGTATAACGCTTCGAGAGAATATATTGTCATTATATACCAGAGATAAAATTGCCATTCCCGTAAGTTTGACATAGCTGCAGTTTCATTACATTCTATTTCGCTGAGATCAATTTGAACCTTGTTACTAAAGTTACTCAGTTGATTTTGGGAAGTTTCTGGTGGAAGCTATTGAATTCTGTTCACATCAGAATTGTACCaagttgaaagaaaaattgaCAGTGCATAGTTGGTGGTTCACCTATTTGATATGAGTACCATAGGCCGACATCTGACGAGGGTACAGCTTTTATTGGTATTGTTATGTATATCAATGCTTCTGGCAACAGGAGCTTTGACGGCGGTGTTGTTGTATCTTTATTGGGATTATGAGAGGACGGTCGGGAAACCGTCCCTATTAGTTCTTGCTGGAGTCAACTTTCTCTGTTCTATCTCATATTTATTGATCCTTTTCTTAAACCCAAAGAGCAATGTTGTTTTCCTATTAACATCACCGAATCTGCTTATGATTGGGGCGGCTATATGGTATAATACTGTGTTTATCCAGCGTGTTTTTGCTTTGTGGCATTACATACAAGAGAATGTGGACGTTATGGCTGCTAGATACCATCAACACCTGAACACTAATGTATTTGTGATTCATGGGGCACTTTTGCTTGGAACAGCGTTCATAACTGGTATCGCTACTGGTTTAACATTGTTTGCAGGTACTTCAACTGCAGCTAATGGCGACATTGAAGATCAACAGTCATCTTTGGGTTTGAGGCACAATTTAAATGGAGGCTTTGTCCCCATGGATTGTGAACACGCAAATGTTGTTATGAAACCTTCTGCAATGACATTAACACCGGATATGGATATCATGCAACACTCAACTAAAAACTGGATGAATGAACATTTAACAGTCTATCCTGGCTCGGAAGTGGTTTCAACACCCTCTGTCATTAAACACCCTTTAACCACGTTAAAACCCCATCCAAGTGAGTTCAACAACCGCTCTATATCATCTTCGAGCAATAATTCGAAGTTCAGATCAGGGTCTCTCAATAACTCATCATCGAGGGGCATCATTGATAAATTGCAGCGCAAGATTTCGAAAAATCAGCCGCCCTCCCAAAAATGTAAACTACCCAGTCATACGAAAGAAGAGATCGATGCCTGCTATGTGACAAGACTATCTACAATATCTGatacttcaaaaacagcaTTAACTCTTCTACACCAGTCTTTTAGGATGGTAGAGGGCAAGAGtttaaaatctttgttCCACAACGGTAACATGCAAAACAAGGGGATCGACCAAGAAAGTTTCTATGATACATCGGTCGCTAGAACTGAAGATGCGGTTGAACCTTATGATAGCGTACTGATTCCACCATGTTTAaaatatgaagatattCCCTGCTGTGACAACTTAGATGTTCTTTCAGAGCACAATCTTGAAAATATACTTTCCGTACCCGAAATTGCTTCATTACAGGAAAGCCGGCATCCAATGGCTAGAGTTATAAGTTTGCAAGATTGGAATGAAAACAAGGACCAAATATTAGAGGCTGATAGAAGAAATCATAGTAGGTCCATGCCGTTATTATATTCGCACGATAGCGTTTCAGAAGTGGGCGTTCCATCCTCCCAAGATCCAGAAGAGGTAGCTTCTGAGTTAGGATTGCCCAAGAGTTTCGCAGGCGCGGAATTGGATGGACAAAATGGTGCGTCTAAGTTAATTGTGACCACGTTGCAATCTCTTTCTCCAATGGAGGCTGAAGGTGATGTAGCAGTAAGCATATTGGAGACTGCTTTACACAATTATAAAGAGGGAGATGATCTAATTGCTCAGGGATTAGCGCTTCCAGATAGATCCAGTAGACCCAATACGTCGTGTCTCAGTCTGGTAGGAACTCATTCTCCTTCAAAGTCGATTTATTCGTTCTCCAGTTTACGTTCGCCAAGTCAAAAGTCTAATATAATCACCTCACAATCAATACACTCAAGAAACAACTCTCAATATTCTGGTCTATTCACTCCTTTAAATCCGCTCGTCATTTCATCTACACAATCATCTCCAACCAAAAACTACAGATTAAGAAAACGGTTAAGTCATAAATTCTCGAGATCAGtgtttaattttaaatggGATTCTAAAGAAGTAACTGACGAAGTCTTGATGAATCAGCAAGGCAATGTAATTGATCTAAGCTACGTCCATCACCTACAAAACAAACATTCTGCTTCGCGGTCAATGCATACATTAGTGAGTTCTCATATaaggagcagcagcagccccCAGGCAATCGAattaaattttgaaaaccaaCAACCTGCTGAATTAAATACACGTACAAAAGCTACATCACCAATCAGGGCAGCAAAGGTACTAGTCAGTGGTAATAGGCGGTTCACCAATGAAGATGGACATTCATATGCTACTCGATATTCCTAGAACTTTCCTACTTTTGTTTGATCATAATTATTtgcatatttaaaaaaaacacaGATGCTGGCACTCCCCCAgatattgatatttgaaCTTAAACTTACTAGTTGAAACCCAGCAGTAAATCCCATATGCGTCTTACATTTAGCATTTTTCACAGATAAATTTTACTGACAATTAAGTGATTCATACCATTAACAGCAatagatattaaaaagttaGTGCAaacagaaataaaaatattcataCAAGCACCAATCAAACTATCATAGGCATTAAATATTCGTAATATGGTTTACTAAATATAACGTGGACGTTCTTCGCTATTGCTTAAGGCTTCGATCTACGTGCCTCCCGTAATTAGAATAGCACTAGCGTTATATAGCTGACATTGTTTAATATCGCTATGAACGAAGTGCAAAATTTTCCGTTctcaaatatatctaaaaACATTTACTGAGATGCGATGCCTAGTGGAATAATACGTTCGAGTGTCTTGAATGTATTGCAATAAGAGATTTTTCTTTGCTAATTTCTGTTGATAATGGATGAAGATTTATTTGGAGTGTTTGTAGAGGCTCCAGCAGAAATTCCAGATGCGTTAGTGGAAGATATAGGTGCCGAAGAGCAAGAGTTATCGGATGCAAAGACTAATAAACGTAGTCTATCGGAGGATGGCACAGGTAATAATGAACCTAGTACTGATAGCGGGATGGAATCAATGCATAAAAAGGTGAAGAAGGacaagaaattgatttaCGATAAAAAAAAGTCAGATGTCGTGCCTGTTCTAGCAGATTCTTTTGAGAAGGAAGCTTCTAGAGAAGTTGAAGCTTCTTTAGGGTTGGGTAATGCCAATACTATGTTAGTTGATGAGAATGGTAAAATGAAATTGAGGCATCAGGTTAGGCATCAAGTTGCTCTTCCACCAAAATATGACTATAGGCCAATTGGGGAGCACAAAAGAGTGAATGAGGCGCGTACTTATCCATTTAACTTGGATCCTTTTCAAGATACTGCTATTTCCTGTATTGATAGAGGGGAATCTGTTTTAGTTTCTGCACACACTTCTGCAGGTAAGACAGTTGTCGCAGAATATGCGATTGCGAAATCTCTGAGAGAGAAACAAAGAGTAATTTATACATCTCCAATCAAGGCTTTATCAAACCAGAAATATAGAGAACTATTGGCTGAATTTGGTGATGTTGGGTTAATGACTGGTGATATAACAATTAATCCTGATGCAGGATGTTTAGTTATGACCACTGAAATTCTAAGAAGTATGTTATATAGAGGAAGTGAAGTTATGAGAGAAGTTGCCTgggttgtttttgatgaagtCCATTACATGAGAGATAAAGAAAGAGGTGTTGTCTGGGAAGAGACTATTATTTTACTCCCAGATAAGGTTCGGTATGTGTTTCTGTCTGCTACCATTCCAAATGCAATGGAATTTGCTGAGTGGATATGTAAAATTCATTCGCAACCATGTCATATTGTTTATACTGATTTCCGTCCTACTCCCTTACAGCATTATTTATTTCCAGCCCATGGGGATGGTATTCATCTAGTGGTTGATGAAAAGGGTGCCTTTAGGgaggaaaattttcaaaaagctATGGCATCTATAAGTAGCCAAACTGGTGATGATCCAAATTCTGTGAACTCAAAGGGAGGTAAAGGTCAGACATTTAAAGGTGGAGCTGCTAAGGGAGATTCAAAGGGGGACATTTACAAGATTGTTAAaatgatttggaaaaagaagtaTAATCCAGTAATCGTTTTTTCGTTCAGTAAACGTGATTGTGAGGAGTTAGCCTTAAAAATGTCGAAGCTAGACTTTAATTCTGACGACGAAAAGGATTCTTTAGctaaaatctttaaaaacGCGATTGACTTATTACCAGAAACTGACCGCGAGCTGCCTCAGATTAAGCACTTATTACCGTTACTAAAGAGAGGTATTGGTATCCATCATTCAGGTTTGCTTCCTATATTAAAGGAAGTTATTGAAATCCTATTTCAAGAAGGTTTCTTGAAAGTTTTATTTGCAACTGAAACCTTTTCTATTGGATTGAATATGCCTGCCAAAACAGTAGTATTTACCAGTGTCAGGAAGTGGGATGGGAAGCAGTTTAGATGGGTGTCAGGTGGTGAGTATATCCAGATGTCTGGTCGTGCCGGTCGTCGTGGGTTGGATGATCGTGGTGTTGTCATTATGATGTTAGATGAGAAG
It contains:
- the MTR4 gene encoding ATP-dependent RNA helicase MTR4 (similar to Ashbya gossypii AEL181C); the protein is MDEDLFGVFVEAPAEIPDALVEDIGAEEQELSDAKTNKRSLSEDGTGNNEPSTDSGMESMHKKVKKDKKLIYDKKKSDVVPVLADSFEKEASREVEASLGLGNANTMLVDENGKMKLRHQVRHQVALPPKYDYRPIGEHKRVNEARTYPFNLDPFQDTAISCIDRGESVLVSAHTSAGKTVVAEYAIAKSLREKQRVIYTSPIKALSNQKYRELLAEFGDVGLMTGDITINPDAGCLVMTTEILRSMLYRGSEVMREVAWVVFDEVHYMRDKERGVVWEETIILLPDKVRYVFLSATIPNAMEFAEWICKIHSQPCHIVYTDFRPTPLQHYLFPAHGDGIHLVVDEKGAFREENFQKAMASISSQTGDDPNSVNSKGGKGQTFKGGAAKGDSKGDIYKIVKMIWKKKYNPVIVFSFSKRDCEELALKMSKLDFNSDDEKDSLAKIFKNAIDLLPETDRELPQIKHLLPLLKRGIGIHHSGLLPILKEVIEILFQEGFLKVLFATETFSIGLNMPAKTVVFTSVRKWDGKQFRWVSGGEYIQMSGRAGRRGLDDRGVVIMMLDEKMEPQVAKGMVKGQADRLDSAFHLGYNMILNLMRVEGISPEFMLEHSFYQFQNITSVPVMERKLIELTSRLEVIEIDDEKNVKDYYDVRQTLDEYNEDVRKIIAHPSNILSFLQPGRLIRVKVNEKGDYGWAAVVNFAKRVNKRDPSVVYADHQSYIVNVIVNTMFADAPINLLKPFNPVLPEGIRPAVEGEKSISTMLPIVLDSIQTLGNLRIFMPSDIKADSQKEVVGKTLKEVQRRFPKGIPLIDPIKHMKIEDEDFLKLLNKIEILETNMNSNPIANSAKLRQLYEKYCEKVAIEGDIKQLKFKINEAQAVIQLDDLRRRKRVLRRLGFCTSSDIIELKGRVACEISSGDELLLTELILNGNFNELKPEQAAALLSCFAFQERCKEAPRLKPELAEPLKAMREVASKIAKIVKDSKIEIVEKDYVESFRHELMEVVYEWCKGATFTQICKMTDVYEGSLIRMFKRLEELIKELIDVSNTIGNSALKEKMEAALSMIHRDIVSAGSLYL
- the IRC8 gene encoding Irc8p (similar to Ashbya gossypii AEL180C); amino-acid sequence: MSTIGRHLTRVQLLLVLLCISMLLATGALTAVLLYLYWDYERTVGKPSLLVLAGVNFLCSISYLLILFLNPKSNVVFLLTSPNLLMIGAAIWYNTVFIQRVFALWHYIQENVDVMAARYHQHLNTNVFVIHGALLLGTAFITGIATGLTLFAGTSTAANGDIEDQQSSLGLRHNLNGGFVPMDCEHANVVMKPSAMTLTPDMDIMQHSTKNWMNEHLTVYPGSEVVSTPSVIKHPLTTLKPHPSEFNNRSISSSSNNSKFRSGSLNNSSSRGIIDKLQRKISKNQPPSQKCKLPSHTKEEIDACYVTRLSTISDTSKTALTLLHQSFRMVEGKSLKSLFHNGNMQNKGIDQESFYDTSVARTEDAVEPYDSVLIPPCLKYEDIPCCDNLDVLSEHNLENILSVPEIASLQESRHPMARVISLQDWNENKDQILEADRRNHSRSMPLLYSHDSVSEVGVPSSQDPEEVASELGLPKSFAGAELDGQNGASKLIVTTLQSLSPMEAEGDVAVSILETALHNYKEGDDLIAQGLALPDRSSRPNTSCLSLVGTHSPSKSIYSFSSLRSPSQKSNIITSQSIHSRNNSQYSGLFTPLNPLVISSTQSSPTKNYRLRKRLSHKFSRSVFNFKWDSKEVTDEVLMNQQGNVIDLSYVHHLQNKHSASRSMHTLVSSHIRSSSSPQAIELNFENQQPAELNTRTKATSPIRAAKVLVSGNRRFTNEDGHSYATRYS
- a CDS encoding uncharacterized protein (similar to Ashbya gossypii AEL179W), encoding MGLQGINLFRRRRGSAKKLKGGEASRSSSPFVEAAKNQQSGISSSSIFSSRGSSSVGVSSVLSRIGTFGRAGYLYASGTESIVVGKGSTCSVECFNKNGQSYAVKRASMEDPSEHYNDVLRAMLEKEYAILSELMCPNIVCVMELQSVNNLFVMEYIPFSLYKIMKMELKPSLEERRCFMVQLIQGVAYLREHDVVHRDLKLENIMLSPDCHGIKIVDFGNAVKLEPGKNICHGLGGSEPLMAPEVFSLLSYKGFAVDIWSLGIIMFLLFNDTGKLKFPWKVAKLTDETFKEFVESGELSMCKYGDLCKKLLVLDPGERATAAQLMKEPFVDYQCNRYNHDRTRRLCHKIWGERHEIK
- the PEP8 gene encoding retromer subunit PEP8 (similar to Ashbya gossypii AEL178C), yielding MSLFFKSPIDIEILFDGQESRKHVEIPTSSASSKTLKDRYPLYEDGESVSGIVTLRVKEGKRVEHLGVKVSLIGSVDTIKSTTEAKKRSIDTFLSLSADLCPQGELVHSQSYSFNFKDVEKRYESYRGKNIDVMFYVKVTVLRRSTDIVKLKKFWCYLYNTVPLIHTSGNGDDSKPVKLDIGIENCLHIEFEYSKSQYALKDVIVGRIYFLLTRLKVKHMEISLIKRETCGHEPNQLSDTTSIRYEIMDGSPVKGETIPIRLFLGGYDLTPNITSNYFSVKNYLSLVIIDEDGRRYFKQTEIVLYRTLS